In the Arachis ipaensis cultivar K30076 chromosome B10, Araip1.1, whole genome shotgun sequence genome, one interval contains:
- the LOC107619858 gene encoding RING-H2 finger protein ATL29-like produces MSSSEAGYKTPEAEYNTPPALIAFTLAILVLCFMAFSVVYLCKYCLVSVLHSWAFHQSFSGSLLRPSSTNRSSSIGLDPSMLQTFPTFVYSSVKDLRSLECAICLLEFEDDSLIRLLTICCHVFHQECIDLWLYSHKTCPVCRTNLEEHKSGEGEISGSSGGADIRIDIITDMATQGSGGHQGTGGEDHSCSDEHYHNNNGVQQEHKFARSHSTGHSIVFRGEEEENDDKYTLRLPQHIIRGRHHYSKSCTSFQEMQMTTSTRPCSNCGFVESVSSCSTSLAHIQIS; encoded by the coding sequence ATGTCATCGTCGGAGGCGGGCTACAAGACGCCCGAAGCAGAATACAATACCCCACCGGCGTTAATAGCATTCACGTTAGCCATCCTAGTGTTATGCTTCATGGCCTTCAGCGTTGTGTACTTGTGCAAGTACTGCCTTGTAAGCGTCCTCCACTCTTGGGCCTTCCACCAGAGTTTCTCTGGTTCATTGCTTCGTCCTTCATCAACAAATAGGTCTTCCTCAATAGGCCTTGATCCTTCCATGCTTCAAACGTTCCCAACCTTTGTGTATTCCTCCGTAAAGGACCTCCGCAGCCTAGAATGTGCCATTTGCTTGCTCGAATTCGAGGACGACAGCTTGATTCGCCTCTTGACTATTTGCTGCCATGTTTTCCACCAAGAATGCATTGACCTTTGGCTTTATTCCCACAAGACTTGCCCTGTTTGCCGCACAAACCTCGAGGAGCATAAATCAGGAGAAGGAGAAATCAGTGGTAGCAGTGGTGGTGCTGACATACGCATTGACATAATAACAGACATGGCCACCCAAGGTAGTGGGGGTCATCAGGGTACAGGAGGAGAGGATCATTCGTGTAGTGATGAACATTATCATAATAATAATGGGGTGCAGCAAGAACATAAGTTTGCAAGGTCACACTCAACGGGCCATTCCATAGTTtttagaggagaagaagaagaaaatgatgatAAATATACCTTGAGGCTGCCGCAACACATTATAAGAGGGCGGCACCACTATTCTAAGAGTTGTACAAGTTTTCAAGAGATGCAGATGACGACTTCGACTAGGCCTTGTAGTAATTGTGGCTTTGTTGAATCTGTATCTAGCTGCTCCACCTCTCTCGCTCATATCCAAATTTCTTGA
- the LOC107622604 gene encoding protein WEAK CHLOROPLAST MOVEMENT UNDER BLUE LIGHT 1: protein MEPHPESPRGYDEPANNKNFIDTASPFESVKDAVSKFGGRVDWKSRRTQSLERSKLVGQEISKTETVEELENTKKLIEELKTNLERIEKEELEAKEEADLLSVKIEEMEEDIVSEASVEAKAQLDAEKARHAAAVSDLEFVKRELDSLNKEYTCMVSERDVAARKAEDAVAASKEAEKALENLTNELIATKESLSATRAAHLEAEEKRSGIADEEFHKCRLELEEAEEELEKLNKQVLSARVLKSKLDASSSLLLDLKAELAAYMGSKLKEQGNLELKKELEEVKLNIEKAAAEVDSLREASMSLKSELEDEKSILSGLRQSEEMAATAVTTLQEELEKTRSLIAFRRMKEQEDREMMIELPKKLQEVEKEAEEARALLKAAQAELMEAEQEAEQAKALATTLENKLLSTEKEIESAKVSEKFARDAIKALEKTETGKSGNESDPSKVTLTLDEYQELSKRTYKAEEQANARIAAANAQIEKAKELELRSLEKLEELNEELSVRRESLKIATENADRAKEGKLAIEYELRTWITEQEEQQRKADELSPDTDTEVEAIVDAATPLPDQHLSSSNCNDASVLTESAPGTGPASAPEAPAPAPDTKTKKKKKLKSLFPTKVVMFFSKRKTHPAK, encoded by the exons ATGGAGCCACATCCAGAATCCCCAAGG GGTTATGATGAACCTGCCAATAACAAGAATTTCATTGATACGGCATCCCCTTTTGAATCTGTCAAAGATGCTGTATCCAAGTTTGGAGGAAGAGTTGATTGGAAGTCCCGCCGAACCCAGAGTTTGGAG AGAAGCAAACTTGTAGGACAAGAAATTTCAAAGACGGAAACAGTAGAGGAATTGGAGAACACAAAGAAACTTATAGAAGAACTGAAGACTAACTTAGAGAGGATAGAAAAAGAAGAGCTTGAAGCAAAAGAAGAGGCAGATCTCTTGAGTGTTAAGATTGAGGAGATGGAGGAGGATATTGTGAGTGAAGCCAGTGTGGAAGCCAAGGCACAACTCGATGCTGAGAAGGCCAGGCATGCTGCCGCGGTTTCGGACTTGGAATTTGTCAAAAGGGAACTGGACTCACTTAATAAGGAGTACACTTGTATGGTGAGTGAAAGGGATGTGGCAGCCCGAAAGGCAGAAGATGCTGTTGCTGCATCCAAGGAGGCTGAAAAGGCGTTGGAGAATCTGACTAATGAGTTGATTGCAACAAAGGAGTCATTGAGTGCCACCCGAGCTGCACACCTGGAAGCAGAGGAAAAGAGGTCGGGCATCGCTGATGAAGAATTCCACAAGTGTAGGCTGGAACTAGAAGAGGCAGAGGAGGAGCTAGAGAAGCTCAACAAGCAAGTGTTGTCAGCACGGGTACTGAAATCCAAATTGGATGCATCTTCCTCGTTACTACTCGATTTGAAGGCTGAATTAGCAGCATATATGGGATCAAAGCTGAAAGAGCAAGGCAATCTAGAGCTGAAGAAGGAACTCGAGGAAGTCAAACTCAACATTGAGAAGGCAGCTGCTGAGGTTGACAGCTTGAGGGAGGCTTCCATGTCACTaaaatcagagctggaagatgAGAAGTCGATCCTCTCCGGCCTCAGGCAGAGCGAGGAAATGGCAGCTACTGCAGTGACAACGCTCCAGGAGGAGCTGGAGAAGACTCGGTCCCTGATAGCTTTCCGGCGGATGAAGGAGCAAGAAGACAGAGAGATGATGATAGAGCTGCCCAAGAAGCTTCAGGAAGTGGAAAAAGAGGCTGAGGAGGCCAGAGCACTTCTTAAGGCCGCTCAGGCAGAGCTTATGGAAGCAGAACAGGAGGCTGAACAGGCCAAGGCCCTGGCAACTACATTGGAGAATAAGCTGCTGTCAACAGAGAAGGAGATCGAATCGGCCAAGGTCTCCGAGAAGTTTGCAAGAGATGCAATCAAGGCACTGGAAAAGACGGAAACAGGCAAAAGCGGGAATGAGAGCGACCCTTCCAAGGTGACCCTGACACTGGACGAATACCAGGAGCTGAGCAAGCGAACCTACAAAGCGGAGGAGCAAGCCAATGCTAGGATTGCAGCTGCTAATGCTCAAATTGAGAAGGCAAAGGAGTTGGAGTTGAGGAGCTTGGAGAAGCTGGAAGAACTTAACGAGGAGTTGTCTGTGAGAAGGGAGTCTCTCAAGATTGCCACCGAGAACGCTGATAGGGCCAAAGAAGGAAAGCTAGCTATCGAATATGAGTTGAGAACATGGATTACTGAACAGGAGGAGCAGCAGAGAAAGGCTGATGAACTTAGTCCCGATACTGATACCGAGGTTGAAGCTATTGTTGATGCTGCAACTCCTCTTCCCGACCAACATTTGTCAAGCTCCAACTGTAACGATGCCTCAGTCCTAACTGAATCAGCGCCAGGCACCGGCCCTGCCTCTGCCCCAGAAGCTCCAGCCCCTGCCCCAGATACAAagaccaagaagaagaagaagctcaagtCACTATTCCCAACAAAAGTTGTCATGTTCTTTTCTAAGAGGAAGACGCACCCAGCCAAGTGA
- the LOC107621973 gene encoding protein TORNADO 2-like, protein MALSNNVIGGITLGAVLLSIPIIGAGIWLSTEVAESCVKVLEWAVLMLGIVMMVVGLAGLAGALLWRVQQVRVMIFYLVAMLVLIVLLVCLVVLVYTVTLRGHGNVQPNRSYLEYHLDDFSLWLRRRIRSSRIKTCLSKTNMCARLNQSYRMPQDFFNAHLTPMQSGCCKPPTECGYTFVNPTYWISPISTAADADCTRWSNDQMQLCYNCDSCKAGVLAALRKEWRAANLILLISLLPLVALYLAAFFAFRNAKTDQLFRRYRQGYT, encoded by the coding sequence ATGGCACTGAGCAACAATGTGATAGGAGGCATCACCTTAGGGGCGGTGCTGCTGTCGATTCCAATAATTGGGGCCGGGATATGGCTGAGCACAGAGGTAGCGGAATCGTGTGTGAAGGTTCTAGAATGGGCGGTGCTTATGTTGGGGATTGTGATGATGGTGGTGGGTCTGGCAGGATTGGCGGGAGCATTATTGTGGAGAGTCCAGCAGGTGAGGGTGATGATATTCTACCTGGTAGCCATGCTGGTGCTAATCGTGTTGCTGGTGTGCCTGGTGGTGTTGGTGTACACGGTCACCCTTAGAGGCCACGGCAACGTTCAACCCAACCGCTCATACTTGGAATACCACTTGGATGACTTCTCGCTTTGGCTTCGTCGAAGGATTAGAAGCTCTCGTATCAAAACCTGCCTTTCCAAAACCAATATGTGCGCTCGCTTGAACCAAAGTTACCGAATGCCTCAGGACTTCTTTAATGCGCATCTGACACCCATGCAGTCAGGGTGCTGTAAGCCACCAACAGAATGCGGTTACACCTTTGTGAATCCAACGTACTGGATAAGCCCCATCAGCACGGCAGCAGATGCTGACTGCACACGCTGGAGCAACGACCAGATGCAGCTCTGCTACAACTGTGACTCCTGTAAGGCCGGTGTCTTGGCCGCCCTCAGGAAAGAATGGAGAGCGGCCAATCTCATACTCCTCATTTCTTTGCTTCCTCTCGTTGCACTCTACCTCGCTGCCTTCTTTGCCTTTCGGAACGCAAAAACTGACCAACTCTTCCGCAGATACAGGCAAGGATACACCTAG
- the LOC107622605 gene encoding plastidal glycolate/glycerate translocator 1, chloroplastic, whose product MATLLPTVLLRPPSLSVAPRSNHLLAPNGLQKGSFSHNTVIPFAIKGKGQGLRLLQRQMGASHGDGIRKSREISAKSAGTESGGTSSSTLTQSVVGLFHLIVSLGLILAMDKYLKKAFVAAAIKFPSALFGMFCIFSLLIVLDSTLPSAATALMNFFEPAFMFIQRYLPLFYVPSLVVLPLSVRDIPPASGIKICLIIVGGWLATVCVAGFTAIAVRKAVKTQMVDAEPMGKPSPFSTFEVWIWSGVLLASFLGALFYPTALGTAARTSLPFLLAATVLGYMVGSGLPSTVKMVFHPIICCALSADLVAYAFGYLSKSGFEPVLGHYLTKAASDPGAGDILMGFLGSVILSFAFSMFKQRKLVKRHAAEIFTSVIISTVFSLYSTALVGRLVGLEQSLTVSILPRCITVALALSIVSLFEGTNPSLTAAVVVVTGLVGANFVQATLDKLGFRDPIARGIATASSAHGLGTAALSAKEPEALPFCAIAYALNGIFGSILCSIPAVRQSLLALVG is encoded by the exons ATGGCGACCCTTTTACCCACCGTGCTTCTGAGACCACCGTCTCTCTCAGTCGCCCCCAGGTCAAACCATCTTCTTGCTCCCAATGGCCTCCAGAAAGGCTCCTTTTCGCACAATACAGTCATCCCCTTCGCCATCAAGGGAAAAGGCCAAGGCCTCCGCCTCCTCCAAAGGCAAATGGGTGCCTCTCATGGTGATGGAATTCGCAAAAGCAGAGAAATTTCAGCAAAATCAGCTGGCACTGAATCTGGCGGCACTTCCTCTTCCACACTTACCCAAAGT GTAGTTGGGCTCTTCCATTTGATTGTGTCCCTGGGGCTTATTCTTGCAATGGACAAGTATTTGAAGAAAGCGTTCGTAGCTGCTGCCATTAAGTTCCCCAGCGCATTGTTCGGGATGTTCTGTATATTCTCGCTTCTGATTGTTCTTGACTCCACCCTGCCTTCTGCGGCTACTGCCTTGATGAACTTCTTTGAGCCTGCCTTCATGTTCATACAGAGATATCTCCCTTTGTTCtatgttccatctttggttgtcCTGCCTCTTTCTGTCAGAGATATTCCGCCTGCTTCTGGCATCAAAATTTGCCTCATTATAG TTGGAGGATGGCTAGCTACGGTTTGTGTTGCCGGTTTCACGGCTATAGCAGTGAGAAAAGCAGTGAAGACACAAATGGTAGATGCCGAGCCTATGGGAAAACCCTCCCCATTTTCTACCTTTGAAGTGTGGATATGGTCTGGGGTTCTCCTTGCTTCGTTCCTCGGTGCATTGTTCTACCCAACAGCATTGGGGACAGCTGCCAGAACGTCCCTTCCATTCTTGCTTGCTGCAACTGTCTTAGGCTACATGGTTGGCTCTGG gTTACCATCGACTGTGAAGATGGTCTTCCATCCAATAATTTGCTGTGCACTATCAGCTGATCTCGTAGCATATGCTTTTGGCTATCTATCCAAGTCTGGGTTTGAACCTGTTCTTG GGCATTACCTTACAAAGGCAGCCTCTGATCCTGGTGCTGGTGATATTTTAATGGGATTTTTAGGATCTGTTATTCTCTCGTTTGCTTTCTCTATGTTCAAACAAAGAAAG CTTGTGAAAAGGCATGCAGCTGAGATTTTCACCTCTGTCATAATCTCAACAGTGTTCTCACTGTATTCTACTGCCCTTGTTGGACGTCTCGTTGGATTAGAACAATCTCTAACCGTGTCCATTCTACCCAGATGTATAACAGTGGCACTGGCACTCAGCATTGTATCTTTGTTTGAAG GTACCAATCCATCTCTTACGGCAGCTGTGGTTGTAGTAACTGGTCTGGTTGGAGCAAATTTTGTACAAGCAACACTTGATAAACTTGGTTTTCGTGATCCAATTGCCCGAGGAATAGCAACAGCATCTAG TGCCCATGGGCTTGGAACAGCTGCATTGTCAGCAAAGGAACCGGAGGCTCTCCCATTTTGTGCCATTGCTTATGCTCTGAATGGTATATTTGGATCCATACTCTGCTCAATTCCTGCAGTAAGACAAAGCTTGCTTGCACTTGTGGGCTGA